The segment AAATCGTTTTCCTCCGCCACCAAAGGCGTTCTCCTCCCCGCAGACCCGGACTCGCCACGGCTATGGGCGCTGGAACAGGAAGGGCGTGACCATATGGCGGCCAAGCGGCTGTATATGGAGGCCTTCGCTCCGGCGCGGCTCAAAGCGCTGGAACCCCGGCTGACCGAAATCGCTAACGGGCTGATCGATGTTTTTGCGGGGCGCGGATCGTGTGATCTTGTCGAAGACTACGCGCACCCGCTGCCCGTGCTGGGGGTCTGCGCCGCCATTGGCGTCGCGGGTGTTTCTGTAGACAAGATCCGCAAGGTTTCCGGGGATTTTGGCAAAGACCCGTCCCGGCGGCGGGAAGTGATCGCCGAACTTGGCGGACTGGTGATGGGCGAGCTTATGGAGCGCCGCGCCAATCCAAAAGACGACTACCTTACGCGCGTTGCCAATGCGGAACTTAACGGGCGCAGAATGGATGAAGCCGACCTTGCCATGTTCATGGTCGGCTTCTTCACTGCAGGCCATGAAACGACGTCGTCCACGCTCAGCTCGCTGCTGTTTCATACCATGCAGCGGCCCGATCTTTGCAAGCGGATGATGAGCGACGATACCCTGTTGGCAGCAGCGATCGAGGAAACCGTTCGGCTTAACCCACCATTCCAGGCGTTCCACCGTACCACCACTACTGATGTCGAGGTCAGCGGGGCGGTCATTCCGACTGACTCCACAGTGCGCCTTTGCTACGGCGCAGCAAATCGTGACCCGGTCGTGTTCGACCAGCCGGACCGTTTTGATCCTGAGCGACAGACGCCTGGCCATCTGGGCTTCGGCGTGGGCCGCCATGTGTGCGCAGGCGCTCCGCTTGCCCGGCTTGAGATTAAGACGGCCTTCCGTACGCTTCTTGCGCGATTGCCCGATATCGTGCTGACCCAAGACAAACTGGAATACAGCTTTTCGGATGGTGTTTTTGCCGCACCATTGCACTGTCATGCCTCCTTCACTCCCGCTTCTCCGGTTTAGAGCGGCCTTCGACCACTTTGAATCGATCGGGGGATTCCTCTTGGGGCTGATCTGATTCAGAATTCCTGCGGGAGATGGAGGCTGGTATGAATGGGTCACCCGCTCTCGACGGATTTGCGGACGCGGCTTCTGACGGCGGTTGACGATGGGTTGAGTTGCAGCGCGGCTTGGCGTTGCGCCCTCGACAGCGATCCGGTGGGGAAATGGCGGCGCCGGAAAACGGGTAGCTTTGCGTCCGTGGCTCAAGGCAGTGTCGACCGGTCGCTCCGGGTTGAGGAGCGAGCGGAAGGTGTTTTGGCACTTTGGCGCGCGCAAGGGCATCTCGATTGAAGAACTGCGCGCTGCTCTGGCCGAGATGGGCCTGGCGAGTTTCACCGCTTCTTCGGGCGTGGGGGCATGACGAGCAAAAGACGTATGGTCCGCCCCGTCTGCAAGGGGGATTCTGAAGTGCTCTGATCAGTCTGCGTCAGGGTATGCGATCTCATGGGTGAATGCGATCCGTGCCAGCTTGTTGGCCGGCACAACGACGATGGCATTGCGCTCGACTCCTCGCTCGATCATTCCTGTCAACCAGCGTCCCAACGGTTCTCGCTTCGCGCCAGCGACGGCAATGCCGCTCGGGCACCGTGGATGAGTCTCAATCGGCGTCCAATCGGGGGTCTGACTCAAATTCCGTGCAATTCGGGTCATGCTGGCGCCATAACTCTTGCCTTGAGCAGGTCGATTTTTGCGCGCCCGTACATCTGGCGCTTGATGGCCTTGAGGCGGTTGACCTTGCCTTCGACCTGACCGCTGGACCACGGCGTCGAGATCGCCGCGGCAACGGCATCCTTGTCGGCCTCGACCCCGGCGGCGAAGGCGGCGAGCTTTGTATCCGCCGCCATGGCGATCCACGGATCGAGCCGTGCCTTGTCCTTCGAGCGCATCATCGCATGGAAGCGATCGAGAGCCTCGCGTGCGGTGATCAGCGCGGGCACGGCCTTTTCGATGACCGCGTTGATCAGGGCTGTCTGTGCTGATCCGGTGTCGCGTTCGGTGGTCATGCTGCGCGCAATGGTCCGTGCACTCAGCCCCGCACCGCCCATGTGGCCGCGTTTCTCGTCGCGACGCCGGCGGGTCGCCCATTCGCTGACCACGCGTAACGAACCGCCAAAACCGGATGCCTTCAGCCGCCGCCACAATTCAGCGCCGACCCGGCAGCCCGCGTTCCATTCGGCGTCAAGGGTCAGCGACCAGGCATCAAGCGAACTCTGGCGCGTGCGGAAGGTGTCGTGACGCTGGCCGCGCAGGACCTTGCGGATGGTCTTGCGCGACACGCCGGTCGTGCGTGCCATGACCTTGATCGGCACCCGTTGCCCGGCCAGATCGATAATCTGGCGGTTGAGGGCCTCGCGCAATTGGTAGCCATCCCACTGGATACGCTCGGCACGGGTCAGGGTCGCCGGATCGACCGGCCCCGTCGGCGCCAGCGCGCGCCGCAAACATGGCATTTCCGAACGCACCGCCGCCAGAAATGCTGCCGAGGCGTTCTCGAACAGGTGCCAGCGGTCGGCGACCTGCTGCGCCTGCGGCGCCGCTTCGCTGGCGGCCGCGCCATAACCCGGACCACGGTCGCGGCAAATGATCTCAACCTGCGGGTTCTGGCGCAGCCAGGCGATGACCGTGTCGCGCTGGCGATCGGGCAGCAGGTCGATCACCTCGCGGCGTTCGAGATCGACGACGATGCTCCCATAGCTGTGGCCGCGGCGCCAGGCGAAGTCGTCGATGCCAACCACCCGCGCAGGTGGCAGCGGCACGGCGGCAGGGTCCCCGCGTCGCAGAACCCGCAGCATCGTGTCGCGCGACCAGGGCGCCGACAGACGCGCCATCATGCGCGAACCCGGCCTACCGCCCAGCGCGACCGCCACCGCACGCACCAGCGCGTCGCAACGACCCACCCTGCGGTCGTATCGCTGGCCAACTGGCGGCGCCAACGGTTCGTTGAATGTGCGCCGGGGGCAATGCGCGTGCGTGCAGCGGAACCGTCGAACCGACAATCGCAGTCTGACGGTGCTGCCACTGACCGGCAGATCCGTCAGCGTGCGCTCGTATCGACTGTGGAGCGACGTCGAGGGCATCGCGCAGTCAGGGCAGTTCGCCCCCGCCGCCGCCAAACGGCCCGACATCTCGACAATGCCGTCGATCACAGTCCGGCTTTCCACGATCAAACCCGGTAGCCGCAGGCTACTGTCCCATGCTTTCGACGCCATCAACGTGCGCTCCTCTCTGACCCTCACTGGAGTGGGCCGGACACAGCGTGGAAATGTCAAATCTGCACGGAATTTGAGTCAGACCCCCTTTTGCACGCCGGTCCACATCCCCGCGCCAATAACTCAGACCAGCGAGCGCAAGTTGACTGAAAGCATGGTGAACCAGAAAAACCTCTAGCACTGGCCATGCGCAGACGATATACGAAACGGCCCGTATCGTAAAAAGGTGTTTAGGGATGGCTGATTCTAGGACGAAATATGACGTAGTTATCGTTGGCATGGGGCCAGTCGGTGCCACTATCGCTTGCCTGCTCGGCCGCGAAGGTATCAAAGTCCGCGTCGTCGACCGCGAAGCCGCGATTTTCGACAAGCCGCGGGCAATCGTGCTTGATCACGAGGTGCTCCGCACCCTGCAATTCTGCCGCCTCCCACAGTCATTTTTCGACAGCGTCAGCCCGCATACCGGCACAGATTTTATTGGTCAGCAAGGACAGCTGATTAAACTATTTGACCCAAAGGCTCCGCCATTCGAAATGGGCTGGCCCCCAAATGTCATGTTCATCCAGCCCGAACTCGAACTTGCTCTCGCCCAAGCAATGGCCAGTAACCCTTTTATCACGACTGAAAGATGCTTCAATGTAACCGCTATCGATCAGGACGAATCAGGTGTGCGGGTAGAGGGGACCAATGCAGCCGGCAAACACGTATATACTGACGCCTCCTACCTGATTGGAGCAGATGGAGCGAACAGCATTGTCCGAAGTGCCGCCGGGCTGGAAGTTGAAGATCTGGATTTTGCAGAATGGTGGGTGGTCGTAGACGCTTGGCTTGTCGGCGAAGCACACCTGCCGGCAAAGACCACGCAGTTCTGCCAAACGAAACGTCCCGCAACTTACGTTGTCGGCCCTCGCAATCTGCGGCGATGGGAAATCAAACTTCTGCCAGGTGAAGATCCTGCCATTTTCCGCGATCCAGCCGCCGTCAATCGTTTGCTGGCAGACTTTGTCAATGTCAGCGCACTCGATATCTGGAGATCGGCAGTCTATCGCTTCCAGGCCGTTGTTGCGCAGCGTTGGCGAAATGAACGGCTCCTAATCGCTGGCGATGCGGCGCACACGATGCCGCCATTCCTCGCACAGGGCTTGTGCGCCGGGTTGCGCGATGCTGCCAATCTCAGTTGGAAGCTTGCCCAAGTTCTGCGGCGGGGCGCGGATCCGGCACTACTCGACACGTTCGAGCAGGAACGCAAGCCTCACGTCACGGAAATCGTGCGGCATGCCAAGAATTTCGGACTGATTATTGGCGAACTCGATCCCGATAAAGCAGC is part of the Novosphingobium sp. MMS21-SN21R genome and harbors:
- a CDS encoding bifunctional 3-(3-hydroxy-phenyl)propionate/3-hydroxycinnamic acid hydroxylase → MADSRTKYDVVIVGMGPVGATIACLLGREGIKVRVVDREAAIFDKPRAIVLDHEVLRTLQFCRLPQSFFDSVSPHTGTDFIGQQGQLIKLFDPKAPPFEMGWPPNVMFIQPELELALAQAMASNPFITTERCFNVTAIDQDESGVRVEGTNAAGKHVYTDASYLIGADGANSIVRSAAGLEVEDLDFAEWWVVVDAWLVGEAHLPAKTTQFCQTKRPATYVVGPRNLRRWEIKLLPGEDPAIFRDPAAVNRLLADFVNVSALDIWRSAVYRFQAVVAQRWRNERLLIAGDAAHTMPPFLAQGLCAGLRDAANLSWKLAQVLRRGADPALLDTFEQERKPHVTEIVRHAKNFGLIIGELDPDKAAARDELLEGQLRDGSAPTVRQAFIPNLSGGLLDDHSEKAGSPFIQPLIASDDGAYVLMDSAVDAEFVVIARSGLLSAMPDEALSAWEGIGGKIFTLNHEPTGQVRFASISEKGSEISDWLDLAGSEAVIVRPDRYVYGTATNSTFLVDMMLDIAKNISRKKVDAYPSDGRWQCH
- a CDS encoding ISL3 family transposase; the encoded protein is MASKAWDSSLRLPGLIVESRTVIDGIVEMSGRLAAAGANCPDCAMPSTSLHSRYERTLTDLPVSGSTVRLRLSVRRFRCTHAHCPRRTFNEPLAPPVGQRYDRRVGRCDALVRAVAVALGGRPGSRMMARLSAPWSRDTMLRVLRRGDPAAVPLPPARVVGIDDFAWRRGHSYGSIVVDLERREVIDLLPDRQRDTVIAWLRQNPQVEIICRDRGPGYGAAASEAAPQAQQVADRWHLFENASAAFLAAVRSEMPCLRRALAPTGPVDPATLTRAERIQWDGYQLREALNRQIIDLAGQRVPIKVMARTTGVSRKTIRKVLRGQRHDTFRTRQSSLDAWSLTLDAEWNAGCRVGAELWRRLKASGFGGSLRVVSEWATRRRRDEKRGHMGGAGLSARTIARSMTTERDTGSAQTALINAVIEKAVPALITAREALDRFHAMMRSKDKARLDPWIAMAADTKLAAFAAGVEADKDAVAAAISTPWSSGQVEGKVNRLKAIKRQMYGRAKIDLLKARVMAPA
- a CDS encoding cytochrome P450, whose translation is MMKDAAKATVAIPEFPKSPYEFSGLEECHAHYATMRQCPVHHTEALGGFYSIVRYPDVKAAGLDGKSFSSATKGVLLPADPDSPRLWALEQEGRDHMAAKRLYMEAFAPARLKALEPRLTEIANGLIDVFAGRGSCDLVEDYAHPLPVLGVCAAIGVAGVSVDKIRKVSGDFGKDPSRRREVIAELGGLVMGELMERRANPKDDYLTRVANAELNGRRMDEADLAMFMVGFFTAGHETTSSTLSSLLFHTMQRPDLCKRMMSDDTLLAAAIEETVRLNPPFQAFHRTTTTDVEVSGAVIPTDSTVRLCYGAANRDPVVFDQPDRFDPERQTPGHLGFGVGRHVCAGAPLARLEIKTAFRTLLARLPDIVLTQDKLEYSFSDGVFAAPLHCHASFTPASPV